A single genomic interval of Sceloporus undulatus isolate JIND9_A2432 ecotype Alabama chromosome 2, SceUnd_v1.1, whole genome shotgun sequence harbors:
- the LOC121923339 gene encoding protein NipSnap homolog 3A-like, translating to MFLFQVSSSFATGPRQYDGTFYEFRTYTVKPKKMKEFLELTSKTIHLRTAHSPMIGYWTLEFGGLNKVFHIWKYESFAQRTAVRTALTKDQEWQEKYISQMLPLLDKQENEIAYLVPWCELGSSEKDGVYELVTFHMKPGGPAVWGQTFRTAITTHVKTGYTKLIGVFHTEYGILNRVHVLWWNESPDSRASGRHYAHEDPRVVAAVRESVRFLESQQNCLLVPTAFSPLK from the exons atgtttttgttccagGTTTCATCATCTTTTGCCACAGGACCCAGACAATATGATGGCACATTCTATGAGTTTCGTACCTATACTGTTAAGCCAAAGAAGATGAAAGAGTTTCTGGAGTTGACTAGTAAAACCATTCACCTCCGCACAGCTCATTCTCCCATGATCGGCTATTGGACCTTGGAGTTTGGAGGACTGAATAAAGTATTCCATATTTGGAAGTACG AAAGCTTTGCGCAAAGAACTGCTGTCCGAACAGCATTAACCAAAGACCAAGAATGgcaagaaaaatatatatctcaAATGTTGCCCTTGTTAGACAAACAAGAGAATGAAATTGCTTACCTAGTGCCCTGGTGCGAACTTGGCAGCTCTGAAAAGGATG GAGTCTATGAGTTGGTTACCTTCCATATGAAACCTGGTGGGCCCGCAGTGTGGGGACAGACTTTTAGAACGGCAATTACTACTCATGTGAAGACTGGATACACTAAGCTGATTGGTGTATTCCATACAGAATATGGAATACTTAACAGAG TTCATGTGCTTTGGTGGAATGAGAGCCCAGATAGTCGAGCATCTGGAAGACATTATGCACACGAGGATCCAAGAGTAGTTGCTGCTG TTCGTGAAAGTGTTCGGTTCCTGGAATCTCAGCAGAACTGTCTCCTGGTGCCTACAGCATTCTCACCATTGAAATAA